Proteins found in one Vulpes vulpes isolate BD-2025 chromosome 13, VulVul3, whole genome shotgun sequence genomic segment:
- the IVNS1ABP gene encoding influenza virus NS1A-binding protein: MIPNGYLMFEDENFIESSVAKLNALRKSGQFCDVRLQVCGHEMLAHRAVLACCSPYLFEIFNSDSDPHGISHVKFDDLNPEAVEVLLNYAYTAQLKADKELVKDVYSAAKKLKMDRVKQVCGDYLLSRMDVTSCISYRNFASCMGDSRLLNKVDAYIQEHLLQISEEEEFLKLPRLKLEVMLEDNVCLPSNGKLYTKVINWVQRSIWENGDSLEELMEEVQTLYYSADHKLLDGNLLDGQAEVFGSDDDHIQFVQKKPPRENGHKPLSSSSTGCLSSPNATVQSPKHEWKIVASEKTSNNTYLCLAVLDGIFCVIFLHGRNSPQSSPTSTPKLIKSLSFEMQPDELIEKPMSPMQYARSGLGTAEMNGKLIAAGGYNREECLRTVECYDPHTDHWSFLAPMRTPRARFQMAVLMGQLYVVGGSNGHSDDLSCGEMYDPSIDDWTPVPELRTNRCNAGVCALNGKLYIVGGSDPYGQKGLKNCDVFDPVTKSWTSCAPLNIRRHQAAVCELGGYLYIIGGAESWNCLNTVERYNPENNTWTLIAPMNVARRGAGVAVLDGKLFVGGGFDGSHAISCVEMYDPTRNEWKMMRNMTSPRSNAGIATVGNTIYAVGGFDGNEFLNTVEVYNLESNEWSPYTKIFQF, translated from the exons ATGATTCCCAATGGATATTTAATGTTTGAAGATGAAAATTTTATTGAGTCTTCTGTTGCCAAATTAAATGCTCTGAGGAAAAGTGGCCAGTTCTGTGATGTTCGACTTCAG GTCTGTGGCCATGAGATGTTAGCACACAGGGCAGTCCTGGCTTGCTGCAGCCcctatttatttgaaatctttaatAGTGATAGTGATCCTCACGGAATTTCTCATGTTAAATTTGATGATCTCAATCCAGAAGCTGTTGAAGTTTTACTGAATTATGCCTACACTGCTCA gttgaAAGCTGATAAAGAATTGGTAAAAGATGTTTATTCTGCAGCAAAAAAGCTGAAAATGGACCGAGTAAAGCAG GTTTGTGGTGATTATTTACTATCTAGAATGGATGTTACCAGCTGCATCTCTTACCGAAATTTTGCAAGTTGTATGGGAGACTCCCGTTTGTTGAATAAGGTTGATGCTTATATTCAGGAGCATTTGTTACAAatttcagaagaggaagagtttCTTAAACTTCCACGGCTAAAG TTGGAGGTAATGCTTGAAGATAATGTTTGCTTACCCAGCAATGGCAAATTGTATACAAAGGTAATCAACTGGGTGCAGCGTAGCATCTGGGAGAATGGAGACAGTCTGGAAGAGCTGATGGAAGAG GTTCAAACCTTGTACTACTCAGCTGATCACAAGCTGCTTGATGGGAACCTACTAGATGGACAGGCTGAGGTGTTTGGCAGTGATGATGACCACATTCAGTTTGTGCAG AAAAAGCCACCACGTGAGAATGGCCATAAGCCGCTAAGTAGCAGTTCCACTGGATGTCTCTCTTCTCCAAATGCTACAGTACAAAGCCCTAAGCATGAGTGGAAAATCGTTGCTTCGGAAAAGACTTCAA ATAATACTTACTTGTGCCTGGCTGTGCTGGATGGTATATTCTGTGTCATTTTCCTTCACGGGCGAAACAGCCCACAGAGCTCACCAACGAGTACTCCCAAACTAATTAAAAGTTTAAGCTTTGAGATGCAGCCAGATGAGCTAATAGAAAAGCCCATGTCTCCCATGCAGTATGCACGATCTGGTCTGGGGACAGCAGAGATGAATGGCAAGCTAATAGCAGCAG GTGGCTATAACAGAGAGGAGTGTCTTCGAACAGTTGAATGCTATGATCCACATACAGATCACTGGTCCTTTCTTGCTCCTATGAGAACACCAAGGGCTCGATTTCAAATGGCTGTACTCATG GGCCAACTCTATGTGGTAGGTGGATCGAATGGCCACTCGGATGACCTGAGCTGTGGAGAGATGTATGATCCAAGCATCGATGACTGGACTCCTGTTCCAGAATTGAGAACTAACCGTTGTAATGCag gAGTATGTGCTCTGAATGGGAAATTATACATTGTTGGTGGCTCTGATCCATATGGTCAAAAAGGACTGAAAAACTGTGATGTGTTTGATCCTGTAACAAAGTCGTGGACAAGCTGTGCTCCTCTTAACATTC GTAGACACCAGGCTGCAGTCTGTGAGCTTGGTGGTTATTTGTACATAATTGGAGGTGCAGAGTCTTGGAATTGCCTGAATACAGTAGAACGTTATAATCCTGAAAACAACACCTGGACTTTAATCGCACCCATGAATGTGGCTAGGCGAGGAGCTGGCGTAGCTGTTCTTGATG GAAAATTGTTTGTAGGTGGTGGCTTTGATGGTTCTCATGCCATCAGTTGTGTGGAGATGTATGACCCAACTAGAAATGAATGGAAGATGATGAGAAACATGACTTCACCAAGGAGTAACGCTGGGATTGCGACTGTAGGGAACACCATTTATGCAGTGGGAGGATTTGATGGCAATGAATTTCTGAATACGGTGGAAGTCTATAACCTTGAGTCTAATGAGTGGAGCCCCTATACAAAGATTTTCCAGTTTTAA